In Synechococcus sp. Nb3U1, one DNA window encodes the following:
- a CDS encoding RNA recognition motif domain-containing protein has protein sequence MTIFVGNLSFKASEEDLRLVFAEYGAVKQIKLPVDRETGRKRGFAFVELEDEADEQKAIDELDGATWMGRDLRVNKALPRQAGAGGGGGGRDGRPPRM, from the coding sequence ATGACCATTTTTGTGGGTAATCTGTCCTTTAAGGCTAGTGAAGAAGACCTGCGACTTGTGTTCGCTGAGTATGGTGCTGTCAAGCAGATTAAGCTGCCTGTCGATCGTGAAACCGGTCGTAAGCGGGGATTTGCCTTTGTGGAACTTGAAGACGAAGCCGATGAGCAAAAGGCCATCGATGAGTTGGATGGAGCCACTTGGATGGGACGGGATCTGCGGGTCAACAAAGCATTGCCTCGTCAAGCGGGTGCCGGAGGCGGTGGCGGCGGTCGGGATGGTCGTCCCCCCCGCATGTAA
- the rsmG gene encoding 16S rRNA (guanine(527)-N(7))-methyltransferase RsmG, translating into MTETEPSPSDSPQVLWERWPLYLGWQPTPLQQQQLQQLYPLVMAGNQTQNLTRITSLVDFWEKHLWDSLRGLTLLGDWDTLQAQLWRGIDIGTGAGFPGIPAQIALPQSTFTLLDSTQRKIAFVRETLQKLSLSQARAVAQRAETWGQTRQERGSYDVALARALAAAEICAEYCLPLLKLGGRAILYRGYWTEAEAQTLQQALKPLGGKLIQVEAFTTPLSQGVRHCLLLEKIAPTPELYPRAPGIPKRQPLGQSKPSS; encoded by the coding sequence ATGACGGAGACAGAACCATCCCCGTCGGATTCCCCGCAAGTTCTGTGGGAACGTTGGCCTCTTTATCTGGGCTGGCAGCCTACCCCTCTACAGCAGCAGCAACTGCAGCAGCTTTATCCGCTGGTAATGGCCGGGAACCAAACCCAAAACCTAACCCGCATTACCAGCCTCGTGGACTTTTGGGAGAAGCATCTGTGGGATTCTTTGCGGGGCTTAACCCTGTTGGGGGACTGGGATACCTTGCAAGCTCAACTTTGGCGGGGCATTGATATCGGCACTGGTGCGGGTTTTCCAGGGATCCCGGCACAAATTGCTTTACCCCAAAGTACCTTTACTCTGCTCGATAGCACCCAACGCAAAATTGCCTTTGTCCGAGAAACCTTGCAAAAGCTCTCTCTCAGTCAGGCTAGGGCGGTGGCACAGCGAGCAGAAACTTGGGGGCAAACCCGGCAGGAACGGGGTAGCTACGATGTGGCTTTGGCCAGAGCATTGGCCGCCGCTGAAATTTGCGCTGAATATTGCCTGCCGCTTTTGAAGCTGGGTGGACGGGCCATCCTCTACCGAGGCTACTGGACGGAGGCAGAAGCCCAAACCCTGCAACAAGCCCTTAAACCTTTAGGGGGAAAGTTGATCCAGGTGGAAGCATTTACCACGCCCCTCAGCCAGGGGGTACGCCACTGCCTGCTTCTGGAAAAAATTGCCCCTACCCCGGAGCTCTATCCGCGCGCTCCCGGCATTCCCAAACGCCAACCTCTCGGACAAAGCAAGCCTTCAAGTTAA